A genomic window from Streptomyces brevispora includes:
- the rsmI gene encoding 16S rRNA (cytidine(1402)-2'-O)-methyltransferase translates to MGVVTGTTGTLVLAGTPIGDVADAPPRLATELETADVVAAEDTRRLRRLTQALGIHTTGRVVSYFEGNESARTPELVEALTGGARVLLVTDAGMPSVSDPGYRLVAAAVEQGIKVTAVPGPSAVLTALALSGLPVDRFCFEGFLPRKGGERLGKLREVADERRTMVFFEAPHRLDDTLAAMAEVFGADRRAAVCRELTKTYEEVKRGPLAELAAWAAEGVRGEITVVVEGAADSGAEALDAEELVRRVQVREEAGERRKEAIAAVAAAAGLPKRDVFDAVVAAKNAARTGPPESKGLS, encoded by the coding sequence ATGGGCGTTGTGACTGGAACAACTGGAACGCTGGTACTCGCGGGGACCCCCATCGGCGATGTGGCGGACGCCCCGCCACGCCTCGCCACCGAACTGGAGACGGCGGACGTCGTCGCCGCCGAGGACACCCGCCGGCTGCGCCGGCTGACCCAGGCGCTGGGCATCCACACCACGGGGCGTGTCGTGTCCTATTTCGAGGGCAACGAGTCCGCCCGTACGCCGGAGCTCGTCGAGGCGCTGACCGGCGGCGCCCGGGTGCTGCTGGTCACCGACGCCGGGATGCCGTCCGTGTCCGACCCCGGCTACCGGCTCGTCGCCGCCGCCGTGGAGCAGGGCATCAAGGTGACCGCGGTGCCCGGTCCGTCGGCCGTGCTCACCGCGCTCGCCCTGTCCGGGCTGCCGGTGGACCGGTTCTGTTTCGAGGGCTTCCTGCCGCGCAAGGGCGGCGAACGCCTCGGCAAGCTCCGCGAGGTCGCCGACGAGCGCCGCACCATGGTCTTCTTCGAGGCCCCGCACCGGCTCGACGACACCCTGGCCGCGATGGCCGAGGTGTTCGGCGCCGACCGGCGCGCCGCCGTGTGCCGGGAGCTGACCAAGACGTACGAGGAAGTGAAGCGCGGTCCGCTGGCCGAGCTCGCCGCCTGGGCGGCCGAAGGCGTACGCGGTGAGATCACCGTCGTCGTCGAGGGCGCGGCCGACTCCGGAGCCGAGGCACTGGACGCCGAGGAGCTGGTGCGCAGGGTGCAGGTGCGCGAGGAGGCGGGGGAGCGGCGCAAGGAGGCGATCGCCGCCGTCGCCGCAGCCGCGGGGCTGCCCAAACGCGACGTGTTCGACGCCGTTGTGGCAGCAAAGAACGCGGCTCGGACCGGCCCGCCGGAGAGTAAAGGACTATCGTGA
- a CDS encoding TatD family hydrolase → MSRTEAPPLPEPLRVPVADSHTHLDMQDGTVEEGLARAAAVNVTTVIQVGCDVKGSRWAAETAATHPSVYAAVALHPNEAPRIVHGDPDGSSRQGAREAGGTAALHEALAEIDALAALVHVRGVGETGLDYFRTGPEGMAAQEESFRAHIEIAKRHGKALVIHDRDAHADVLRVLADAGAPERTVFHCYSGDADMARICADAGYFMSFAGNMTFKNAQPLRDALAVAPTELVLVETDAPFLTPAPYRGRPNAPYLIPVTLRAMAAVKGLDEDTLAAAIADNTARAFDY, encoded by the coding sequence ATGAGCCGTACCGAAGCCCCGCCGCTGCCCGAACCCCTCCGGGTACCGGTCGCCGATTCGCACACCCACCTGGACATGCAGGACGGCACCGTGGAGGAGGGCCTGGCCAGGGCCGCCGCGGTGAACGTGACGACCGTGATCCAGGTGGGATGCGACGTGAAGGGCTCCCGCTGGGCCGCCGAGACCGCCGCCACGCACCCGAGCGTGTACGCGGCGGTGGCCCTGCACCCCAACGAGGCGCCCCGCATCGTGCACGGCGACCCGGACGGCTCGTCGCGGCAGGGTGCGCGCGAGGCGGGCGGGACGGCCGCGCTGCACGAGGCCCTCGCCGAGATCGACGCACTGGCCGCGCTGGTCCACGTACGCGGCGTCGGGGAGACCGGACTCGACTACTTCCGGACCGGCCCCGAGGGCATGGCGGCCCAGGAGGAGTCCTTCCGGGCCCACATCGAGATCGCCAAGCGGCACGGCAAGGCGCTCGTCATCCACGACCGCGACGCGCACGCCGATGTACTGCGCGTCCTCGCCGACGCGGGCGCCCCCGAGCGGACGGTGTTCCACTGCTACTCCGGCGACGCGGACATGGCCCGGATCTGCGCGGACGCCGGGTACTTCATGTCCTTCGCGGGCAACATGACGTTCAAGAACGCCCAGCCGCTGCGCGACGCCCTGGCCGTCGCGCCCACGGAGCTGGTCCTGGTCGAGACGGACGCACCGTTCCTGACCCCCGCCCCGTACCGCGGCCGGCCGAACGCGCCCTATCTGATCCCGGTCACGCTGCGCGCCATGGCGGCGGTGAAGGGCCTCGACGAGGACACCCTGGCCGCGGCGATCGCCGACAACACGGCTCGCGCGTTCGACTACTGA
- a CDS encoding ABC-F family ATP-binding cassette domain-containing protein: MAVNLVNVEQVSKVYGTRALLDGVSLGVSEGDRIGVVGRNGDGKTTLIRMLAKLEEADTGRVTHNGGLRLGVLTQHDSLDPRATVRHEVIGDLADHEWAGSAKIRDVLTGLFGGLDLPGFEHGLDTVIAPLSGGERRRIALAKLLIAEQDLIVLDEPTNHLDVEGISWLAGHLRARRSALVCVTHDRWFLDQVCTRMWDVQRGTVHEYEGGYSDYVFARAERERIAATEEGKRQNLMRKELAWLRRGAPARTSKPRYRIEAANELIADVPPPRDTSALMRFANARLGKTVFDLEDVTVQAGPKTLLTHLTWQLGPGDRIGLVGVNGAGKTSLLRALAVAARTQGEEQPAAGKVIVGKTVKLAYLSQEVAELNPNLRVLEAVQQVRDRVDLGKGREMTAGQLCEQFGFTKEKQWTPVGDLSGGERRRLQILRLLMDEPNVLFLDEPTNDLDIETLTQLEDLLDGWPGSMIVISHDRFFIERTTDRVMALLGDQSLRMLPRGIDEYLERRLQMAGTVTPAAAPASSSPAPAAAPAVSQQAARAAKKELQKVERQLDKMSTRETTLHAQIADNATDFEKVAKLDAELRELVAERDVLEMRWLELAEDA; this comes from the coding sequence GTGGCCGTCAACCTCGTCAATGTCGAGCAGGTCAGCAAGGTGTACGGCACCCGTGCGCTGCTCGACGGTGTGTCCCTCGGCGTGTCCGAGGGGGACCGGATCGGTGTCGTCGGTCGTAACGGGGACGGCAAGACGACCCTCATCCGGATGCTCGCCAAGCTGGAGGAGGCGGACACCGGTCGCGTCACCCACAACGGCGGGCTGCGTCTGGGTGTCCTGACCCAGCACGACTCGCTCGACCCGCGGGCGACGGTCCGCCACGAGGTCATCGGTGATCTCGCCGACCACGAGTGGGCGGGCAGCGCCAAGATCCGCGACGTGCTGACCGGGCTCTTCGGCGGCCTCGACCTGCCGGGCTTCGAGCACGGCCTGGACACCGTCATCGCCCCGCTCTCCGGCGGTGAGCGCCGCCGGATCGCGCTCGCCAAGCTGCTCATCGCCGAACAGGACCTGATCGTCCTCGACGAGCCGACCAACCACCTCGACGTCGAGGGCATCTCCTGGCTGGCCGGCCATCTGCGCGCCCGCCGCTCGGCGCTGGTCTGCGTCACCCACGACCGGTGGTTCCTCGACCAGGTCTGCACGCGCATGTGGGACGTCCAGCGCGGCACGGTCCACGAGTACGAGGGCGGCTACAGCGACTACGTCTTCGCCCGTGCCGAACGGGAACGGATCGCCGCCACCGAGGAGGGCAAGCGGCAGAACCTGATGCGCAAGGAGCTGGCCTGGCTGCGGCGCGGCGCCCCCGCCCGTACGTCCAAGCCGCGCTACCGCATCGAGGCGGCCAACGAGCTGATCGCCGACGTGCCGCCGCCCCGTGACACCAGCGCGCTGATGAGGTTCGCCAACGCCCGGCTCGGCAAGACCGTCTTCGACCTGGAGGACGTGACCGTCCAGGCCGGCCCCAAGACACTGCTCACCCACCTCACCTGGCAGCTCGGCCCCGGCGACCGGATCGGCCTGGTCGGGGTCAACGGCGCGGGCAAGACCTCGCTGCTGCGGGCGCTGGCCGTGGCGGCCCGTACCCAGGGCGAGGAGCAGCCCGCGGCCGGGAAGGTCATCGTCGGCAAGACCGTCAAGCTGGCCTACCTCTCCCAGGAGGTCGCCGAGCTCAACCCGAACCTGCGGGTGCTCGAAGCGGTGCAGCAGGTGCGCGACCGGGTCGATCTCGGCAAGGGCCGGGAGATGACCGCGGGCCAGCTCTGCGAGCAGTTCGGCTTCACGAAGGAGAAGCAGTGGACGCCGGTCGGCGATCTGTCGGGCGGTGAGCGGCGCCGGCTCCAGATCCTGCGCCTGCTGATGGACGAGCCCAACGTCCTCTTCCTCGACGAACCCACCAACGACCTCGACATCGAGACCCTGACCCAGCTGGAGGACCTGCTCGACGGCTGGCCCGGGTCGATGATCGTGATCTCCCACGACCGGTTCTTCATCGAGCGGACCACGGACCGGGTGATGGCACTGCTCGGCGACCAGTCGCTGCGCATGCTGCCGCGCGGCATCGACGAGTACCTGGAGCGCAGGCTGCAGATGGCCGGGACGGTCACCCCCGCCGCCGCGCCCGCGTCCTCCTCGCCGGCCCCCGCGGCGGCCCCGGCCGTCTCGCAGCAGGCCGCGCGTGCGGCGAAGAAGGAGCTGCAGAAGGTCGAGCGGCAGCTCGACAAGATGTCGACCCGCGAGACGACGCTGCACGCCCAGATCGCCGACAACGCCACGGACTTCGAGAAGGTGGCGAAGCTGGACGCCGAGCTGCGTGAACTGGTGGCGGAGCGCGATGTGCTGGAGATGCGCTGGCTGGAACTGGCCGAGGACGCCTGA
- a CDS encoding lipoprotein — MVGRTVRGLVPVLLVAGALTGCSSGSGDGTGADGRPGGGAATGSAAGRTAAKGGAVGGAGSGCELRVTFDVAKHWKAKAVAVDTDSEFAALARQGPVSMVCEIDAKPAGHIGFLRVWQGDGKGSTPRQALEGFVKADENASKITYARTTVGKLSVVEAGYTVHSKIMDESRPARAFAVATPDGPVVVHLGGLDSQEHRGMLPAYELAKRSVRLG, encoded by the coding sequence ATGGTGGGTCGTACGGTTCGCGGGCTGGTGCCCGTACTGCTGGTCGCGGGGGCGCTGACCGGCTGCTCGTCGGGGTCCGGCGACGGCACGGGGGCGGACGGCAGGCCGGGCGGCGGGGCCGCGACGGGGAGCGCCGCCGGGAGGACCGCGGCCAAGGGCGGCGCGGTCGGCGGCGCCGGTTCCGGGTGCGAGCTGCGCGTCACCTTCGATGTGGCGAAGCACTGGAAGGCGAAGGCCGTGGCCGTCGACACCGACTCGGAGTTCGCCGCGCTCGCCAGGCAGGGCCCGGTCTCCATGGTCTGCGAGATCGACGCGAAGCCCGCGGGGCACATCGGGTTCCTGCGGGTGTGGCAGGGCGACGGCAAGGGCAGCACTCCGCGCCAGGCGCTGGAGGGCTTCGTGAAGGCCGACGAGAACGCCTCGAAGATCACGTACGCACGGACCACGGTCGGGAAGCTGTCCGTGGTCGAGGCCGGCTACACCGTCCACAGCAAGATCATGGACGAGTCGCGCCCGGCACGGGCGTTCGCCGTCGCCACTCCGGACGGACCGGTCGTGGTGCACCTGGGCGGGCTGGACTCGCAGGAGCACCGGGGGATGCTCCCCGCGTACGAGCTGGCGAAGCGGAGCGTGCGGCTCGGCTGA
- the rsmA gene encoding 16S rRNA (adenine(1518)-N(6)/adenine(1519)-N(6))-dimethyltransferase RsmA encodes MSTTEPDALLGPADIRELAATLGVRPTKQRGQNFVIDANTVRRIVRTAEVRPDDVVVEVGPGLGSLTLALLEAADRVVAVEIDDVLAGALPATVAARMPQRADRFTLVHSDAMQVRELPGPPPTALVANLPYNVAVPVLLTMLDRFPSIERTLVMVQAEVADRLAARPGNKVYGVPSVKANWYTDVKRAGSIGRKVFWPAPNVDSGLVSLVRRAEPVATTASKAEVFAVVDAAFAQRRKTLRAALSGWAGSAPAAEAALVAAGISPQARGEALTVEEFAAIAENKPASTAGDQPAGSAE; translated from the coding sequence GTGAGCACCACAGAGCCCGACGCCCTCCTGGGCCCCGCAGACATCCGTGAGCTGGCCGCGACGCTGGGCGTACGCCCCACCAAGCAGCGCGGTCAGAACTTCGTCATCGACGCCAACACGGTCCGGCGGATCGTGCGGACCGCGGAGGTGCGCCCGGACGACGTGGTGGTCGAGGTCGGCCCCGGTCTGGGGTCACTGACGCTGGCGCTGCTGGAGGCGGCCGACCGGGTCGTCGCCGTCGAGATCGACGACGTGCTCGCGGGCGCCCTGCCGGCCACGGTCGCCGCCCGGATGCCGCAGCGCGCGGACCGGTTCACCCTCGTCCACTCGGACGCGATGCAGGTACGGGAACTGCCGGGCCCGCCGCCGACCGCACTGGTCGCCAACCTCCCGTACAACGTCGCCGTGCCCGTACTGCTCACCATGCTCGACCGCTTCCCGAGCATCGAGCGGACCCTGGTCATGGTCCAGGCCGAGGTCGCCGACCGGCTGGCCGCGCGGCCGGGCAACAAGGTCTACGGAGTGCCGTCGGTGAAGGCCAACTGGTACACGGACGTCAAGCGCGCCGGCTCCATCGGCCGCAAGGTCTTCTGGCCCGCCCCGAACGTCGACTCCGGACTCGTGTCCCTGGTCCGCCGGGCCGAGCCCGTCGCGACCACGGCGAGCAAGGCCGAGGTCTTCGCGGTCGTCGACGCGGCCTTCGCCCAGCGCCGCAAGACGCTGCGCGCGGCCCTGTCCGGCTGGGCGGGCTCCGCGCCCGCGGCCGAGGCCGCACTGGTCGCGGCCGGGATCTCGCCGCAGGCCCGCGGCGAGGCACTGACGGTCGAGGAGTTCGCCGCCATCGCCGAGAACAAACCCGCGAGCACTGCCGGTGACCAGCCCGCCGGGAGCGCCGAGTGA
- a CDS encoding 4-(cytidine 5'-diphospho)-2-C-methyl-D-erythritol kinase, with protein sequence MSVTVRVPAKVNVQLAVGAARPDGFHDLANVFLAVGLYDEVTVTPADELRITCSGPDAAQVPLDATNLAARAAIALAGRHGIEPRVHIHIAKDIPVAGGMAGGSADGAGALLACDALWSTGATRDELLAICAELGSDVPFSLVGGAALGVGRGEQLTPVEVGGTFHWVFAVADGGLSTPAVYREFDRLTAGTRVPEPAASGALLDALRAGDTAALADALSNGLQPAALSLRPSLADTLAAGTTAGAAAALVSGSGPTTAFLAEDEASARKVADALMASGTCRNARIATSPAPGATIC encoded by the coding sequence GTGAGCGTCACCGTCCGGGTACCGGCCAAGGTCAACGTCCAGCTCGCGGTCGGCGCCGCGCGCCCCGACGGCTTCCACGACCTGGCCAACGTCTTCCTCGCCGTCGGCCTCTACGACGAGGTCACCGTCACCCCGGCCGACGAGCTGCGCATCACCTGCTCGGGGCCGGACGCCGCCCAGGTCCCGCTCGACGCCACCAACCTCGCGGCCCGCGCAGCCATCGCCCTGGCCGGGCGCCACGGCATCGAACCCCGGGTGCACATCCACATCGCCAAGGACATCCCCGTCGCGGGCGGGATGGCGGGCGGCAGCGCCGACGGGGCCGGTGCCCTGCTGGCCTGCGACGCGCTCTGGTCCACCGGCGCCACCCGCGACGAGCTCCTGGCCATCTGCGCGGAGCTGGGCAGCGATGTCCCGTTCAGCCTGGTCGGCGGCGCGGCCCTCGGGGTGGGACGCGGCGAGCAGCTGACCCCGGTCGAGGTCGGCGGCACGTTCCACTGGGTCTTCGCGGTCGCCGACGGCGGCCTCTCCACCCCGGCCGTGTACCGCGAGTTCGACCGGCTCACGGCGGGCACCCGGGTGCCCGAGCCCGCCGCGTCCGGCGCGCTCCTGGACGCGCTGCGGGCCGGTGACACCGCCGCCCTCGCCGACGCCCTGAGCAACGGCCTCCAGCCCGCGGCGCTGTCGCTGCGGCCCTCGCTGGCCGACACCCTGGCGGCGGGCACCACCGCGGGTGCGGCGGCCGCGCTGGTCTCCGGATCGGGACCCACCACGGCGTTCCTGGCCGAGGACGAGGCATCCGCCCGCAAGGTCGCCGATGCGCTGATGGCCTCGGGGACGTGTCGCAACGCCCGGATCGCCACCTCCCCGGCACCGGGCGCCACGATCTGCTGA